A window from Salarias fasciatus chromosome 11, fSalaFa1.1, whole genome shotgun sequence encodes these proteins:
- the LOC115397330 gene encoding prostaglandin reductase-3: protein MSSLRLLRSGARAIGGADALSGVHSAARRSIIDMSYSAHFMDFKGSSIPSTMRKLVVTTLSPNFREAVRAQTAAVPTPGDADLLVRNRFVGINASDINYSSGRYDPSVKPPFDAGFEGIGEVVGLGLSASSRHTVGDTVAYFGTGGAFAEYTVVPAKESVPVPAARPEFLTLPVSGATAYIALKRLGELAKGQTVLVTAAAGGTGQFAVQFAKRAGCHVIGTCSSDEKAGFLKSIGCDRPINYAAEDLAKTLRKEYPKGVDVVYESVGGGVMEVAVNSLANKGRLIVIGFISGYQSQSGIPPFRGDTLPVKLLQKSASMRGFFLPHFLSDYGEALSSMMQMFAEGKLVCEVDRGDLAPEGRFVGLESVFRAVDYMYAGKNVGKVVVEVAPPSASSSKL from the exons ATGTCCAGcctgcggctgctgcggagcggCGCGAGAGCGATCGGAGGCGCCGACGCACTTTCTGGAGTTCATTCGGCGGCGAGGCGCTCCATCATAGACATGTCCTACTCGGCGCACTTCATGGATTTCAAAGGATCCTCCATACCGAGCACCATGAGGAAGCTGGTCGTCACCACGCTCAGTCCCAAtttcagggaggccgtgcgcgCGCAGACCGCCGCCGTTCCCACGCCCGGGGACGCGGACTTGCTCGTCAGAAATCG cttTGTGGGAATCAACGCCTCCGATATTAATTACTCGTCCGGCCGCTACGACCCCTCGGTCAAGCCCCCCTTCGACGCCGGGTTCGAAGGTATCGGCGAGGTCGTGGGCCTGGGCCTCAGCGCCAGCTCCCGCCACACCGTCGGCGACACGGTGGCCTACTTCGGCACCGGCGGCGCCTTCGCCGAGTACACGGTGGTGCCCGCCAAGGAGAGCGTGCCCGTCCCCGCGGCCCGGCCCGAGTTCCTCACCCTGCCGGTCAGCGGCGCCACCGCCTACATCGCCCTCAAGCGCCTGGGCGAGCTGGCCAAAGGCCAGACGGTGCTGgtgacggcggcggccgggggCACGGGCCAGTTCGCCGTGCAGTTCGCCAAGCGGGCCGGCTGCCACGTCATCGGGACCTGCTCCTCCGACGAGAAGGCCGGCTTCCTCAAGTCCATCGGCTGCGACCGGCCCATCAACTACGCCGCCGAAGACCTGGCCAAGACGCTGAGGAAGGAGTACCCGAAGGGCGTGGACGTGGTCTACGAGTCGGTGGGCGGCGGCGTGATGGAGGTGGCGGTCAACAGCCTGGCCAACAAAGGCCGTCTGATCGTGATCGGCTTCATCTCGGGCTACCAGAGCCAGTCGGGCATCCCGCCGTTCCGGGGCGACACGCTCCCGGTCAAGCTGCTGCAGAAGTCGGCCAGCATGAGGGGCTTCTTCCTGCCGCACTTCCTCAGCGACTACGGCGAGGCGCTGAGCAGCATGATGCAGATGTTCGCCGAGGGGAAGCTGGTGTGCGAGGTGGACCGCGGGGACCTGGCGCCGGAGGGCAGGTTCGTCGGCCTGGAGTCGGTCTTCCGCGCGGTGGACTACATGTACGCCGGGAAAAACGTGGgcaaggtggtggtggaggtggctccgccctccgcctccagcagcaAGCTGTGA